From Candidatus Paceibacterota bacterium:
ACTTGAGCCCGAGAAATAGAATCAGCATCACACCAACCCAGACTTGCGGCATTCCCAGACCGATGATTGGAATGGCACGAACAAGTTGATCACGTAGCGCGCCGCGCTTGGAAGCCGCAAGAATGGAGAGTGGGAGAGCAATCACAATGGAGAGAATGACCCCTCCGGTCAATAGCATTCCGGTCTCAGGGAGCCGTCCCAAAATAAGGCTTGTGACCGATTGCTTATTGTAAAAACTGGTGCCCAGTGAGCCGTGCAAGAGATCCCAGACAAAATTTAGGTACTGCACGAACATCGAACGATCGAGGCCGAGTTGGTGTCGGACGATCAGAGCCTTCGCAGGAGTGGAATTCTGTCCAAGAATGACATCTGCGGGATCCCCAGGAATCGCGTGAACAATGAGAAATACGGCGATAGAAATACCGAAGAGAACGGGCAACATCTGAAGGAGTCTTTTACCTACGTAGGCTAAGTAACTCAATGCGATATCACCCGTTCTCTTCGTTTGGCAATTGTACTTACAAACATTACAGCTGTTTTGATTTTTGCATAAATCCGTCTAGAAGAGGATTAGTTCTTCTTAACGTTTTTCAGGTAGTAGCTGTAGAGCGGGTTCACGGTGAATCCCGTGATGTTGCTACGCCAGGCGTAGGTATAAGGAGGGTTGAGAGTAAACGCCATAAACGCGTCTTCCGCTGTCTGCTTCTGTACAAATGAGTAAGCAGCCTGACGAACTTTAGGATCAACATTTGTCTGACCCTTCTTGATCGCAGCAATTACTTTCTTGTTGACATAACCCGTGTAGTAAGAGTTTGTTCCACCTTCTGGTGCCAAACCAAATGTCAACAACTCGTCCGGGTCAACGATATCCATCGTCCAGGCCGTTACAACCATTTGGTAGTTCATGGCCTTTTGGGTGGCGCGAGATACAGTTGGCTCTTGTGCCGTGATTGTCATTGTGATGCCAATCTTCTTCAAAGCAGCCTGCACAATTGAAGCTGTTAGCTCATGTGTTCTGTTACCACCGCGGATCAAGAGGTCAAGTTTTAGGCCCTTCTTGAACTTACTCTGTGCAAGTTCGGCGGCCGCCTTCTTGAGATCATATTGCTGGCCTGGTGTCGTCTTATCGTAAAAGTTAACACTTGGCGCAA
This genomic window contains:
- a CDS encoding ABC transporter permease produces the protein MSYLAYVGKRLLQMLPVLFGISIAVFLIVHAIPGDPADVILGQNSTPAKALIVRHQLGLDRSMFVQYLNFVWDLLHGSLGTSFYNKQSVTSLILGRLPETGMLLTGGVILSIVIALPLSILAASKRGALRDQLVRAIPIIGLGMPQVWVGVMLILFLGLKYPLFPVGGFGNTFPEHLHSIFLPALTIAILLSPILIRSLRASMLEILDSDYVLTARAKGISTARITRVHVLRNSLIASVTVLGINIAYLVGSMVVVERVFAIAGTGSLMIDAISRRDYPIVQGVTLYFAFVVVIVNLVTDLIHAALDPRVVVK